The proteins below are encoded in one region of Fibrella aestuarina BUZ 2:
- a CDS encoding DUF1684 domain-containing protein — protein sequence MSITTWLKKPIVWIIALPILLGVGWLLLLPDQPGATDAVDPAAYRAEVLASRQKKDNFMRTSADSPIQDKGGFKGLSYFDPDASFRVLARLEPFPTGQTQKLVVRLTDGSEEVYEKYAHANFTLGGQSCRLLVLKFDGNLTVLFQDGTSGKDTYGGGRYIDIEPNTVADNQVVLDFNTAYNPYCAYNPDYACPLPPPENKLPVAVKAGERYVAHD from the coding sequence ATGTCTATTACCACCTGGCTAAAAAAACCTATTGTCTGGATCATCGCACTCCCCATTCTGCTGGGCGTTGGCTGGCTGCTCCTGCTTCCCGACCAACCGGGCGCTACGGACGCTGTCGACCCGGCGGCTTATCGAGCCGAAGTGCTGGCCAGTCGGCAGAAGAAGGACAACTTCATGCGGACTAGTGCCGACTCACCCATTCAGGATAAGGGAGGGTTTAAGGGGCTGAGCTATTTTGATCCCGACGCCAGTTTCCGGGTGCTCGCCCGGCTGGAGCCTTTCCCGACGGGGCAGACGCAAAAGCTGGTCGTGCGCCTCACCGACGGTTCAGAGGAAGTGTACGAAAAATATGCCCACGCCAACTTCACGCTTGGTGGCCAATCGTGCCGGTTACTGGTGCTGAAGTTCGACGGTAACCTGACAGTACTGTTTCAGGATGGCACCTCGGGCAAAGACACCTATGGCGGCGGCCGCTACATCGACATCGAGCCCAACACAGTTGCCGACAATCAGGTGGTGCTGGATTTCAACACGGCTTACAATCCCTATTGCGCCTACAATCCCGATTACGCCTGCCCGCTGCCCCCGCCCGAAAACAAGTTGCCGGTAGCCGTAAAAGCCGGTGAACGCTACGTAGCCCACGATTGA
- a CDS encoding sugar 3,4-ketoisomerase codes for MAKLVNLDTFTSTSGSLTVYNNILPGDIKRVFYIYGAENATRGGHRHHQAWNALICVTGKCCVYTHDGETEQDVWLDEPTKCLILEPADWHVMNQFSADAVLLVLSNEPYRLADYIDDPYPTGRYASSPVSS; via the coding sequence ATGGCGAAACTCGTCAATCTGGACACATTTACGTCAACATCAGGCAGTTTAACCGTATACAACAACATTCTACCAGGTGACATCAAACGTGTATTTTACATCTATGGGGCCGAAAATGCGACACGCGGCGGACATCGGCATCATCAGGCCTGGAACGCGCTGATTTGTGTGACGGGCAAGTGCTGTGTGTACACACACGACGGAGAGACGGAGCAGGACGTATGGCTGGATGAGCCAACAAAATGCCTGATTCTGGAGCCCGCCGACTGGCATGTGATGAACCAGTTTAGTGCCGACGCTGTGCTGCTGGTCTTATCCAACGAACCCTATCGGCTGGCCGATTACATCGACGATCCTTATCCGACTGGTCGCTATGCGTCTTCGCCTGTCTCGTCATGA
- a CDS encoding DegT/DnrJ/EryC1/StrS family aminotransferase, with translation MIPFLDLARLNAPHQHRIQAAMQRVAESGWYVLGQEVKAFEAAFARYVGVRHCIGVANGLEALTLVLKAWAFEAGSEVLVPSNAYIASVLAITHAGLTPVLVEPDPQTYTLDPARLGAALTSRTRAILPVHLYGRCTDMAPLLAFAATHKLRVLEDAAQAHGATYRGRQAGSLGHAAGFSFYPTKNLGALGDAGAITTDDDALAEQLRMWRNYGSAQKYVNDVPGHNSRLDELQAAILGEKLPFVAAENDRRRQLARRYLAELTLPDLTLPPADAVDADAWHLFVVRHPERDAFRTYLQQQGIGTDIHYPIPPYRQRAYATSWAGTDWPIAEAMHREVLSLPLNPTLTDDEVTRCVRTINAYMK, from the coding sequence ATGATTCCGTTTCTTGATCTGGCCCGGCTCAACGCCCCGCATCAGCACCGGATTCAGGCGGCCATGCAGCGCGTAGCCGAGTCGGGTTGGTATGTGTTGGGGCAGGAGGTGAAGGCTTTTGAAGCTGCCTTTGCCAGGTACGTGGGTGTGCGGCACTGCATTGGCGTCGCAAACGGGTTGGAGGCGCTTACACTCGTGTTGAAAGCGTGGGCGTTTGAGGCGGGCAGCGAGGTACTAGTACCATCCAATGCCTATATTGCTTCGGTGCTGGCCATCACGCACGCGGGCCTGACCCCGGTGCTGGTCGAGCCCGACCCGCAAACGTATACCCTCGACCCGGCGCGGTTGGGGGCGGCACTAACCAGCCGAACGAGGGCGATTCTGCCCGTGCATCTGTATGGTCGCTGTACCGATATGGCGCCGCTGCTGGCTTTCGCCGCAACCCACAAGTTGCGCGTACTGGAAGATGCGGCGCAGGCTCATGGGGCTACGTACCGGGGCAGGCAGGCGGGGAGTCTGGGGCACGCGGCGGGGTTTAGTTTTTACCCGACCAAGAACCTGGGTGCCTTAGGCGACGCCGGCGCGATTACCACCGACGACGATGCGCTGGCCGAGCAGTTGCGGATGTGGCGTAACTACGGGTCGGCGCAAAAGTATGTCAACGACGTACCTGGCCACAACAGCCGGTTGGATGAGCTTCAGGCGGCGATTTTAGGGGAAAAGCTACCGTTTGTTGCGGCCGAAAACGATCGCCGCCGCCAGTTGGCCCGCCGCTACCTGGCGGAGCTGACCCTGCCCGACCTGACGTTGCCACCCGCTGATGCTGTCGATGCGGATGCCTGGCATTTGTTTGTGGTACGGCACCCCGAGCGCGACGCTTTTCGAACGTACCTGCAACAACAGGGGATTGGTACCGATATTCATTACCCCATACCGCCTTACCGCCAACGGGCCTATGCCACTAGCTGGGCCGGAACGGACTGGCCGATTGCCGAAGCAATGCACCGCGAGGTGCTGAGCCTGCCCCTGAACCCCACACTAACCGACGACGAAGTGACGCGCTGCGTCAGAACCATCAACGCGTATATGAAGTGA
- a CDS encoding glycosyltransferase family 2 protein, with the protein MELSIIIPVYNSERTLTPLLERLEVCLSGYDFEVVLVNDGSRDRSEWVCERLADRYDNVRAISLRRNFGEFNAVLCGLNYASAQFAVIIDDDFQNPPESILTLVEAAKSDDYDVVYSYYADKRHHWFRNVGSDLTNRLATYLLGKPRDLYLSSFKLIRREVVDEIIQYQGPYPYIDGLIFRVTTNVGSVEVPHHDRQEGRSNYTFRKLLSLFLTVLVGYSVLPLRVLTGVGMMLMGASLLFGVTLFTAHLTGWFDVRAWELVVWAVAILGGLQLLFVGVLGEYVGRLFMTQSGLPPYVVKRTRGVVTAR; encoded by the coding sequence ATGGAACTCAGTATCATTATTCCTGTCTACAACAGCGAACGCACGCTGACGCCCTTACTCGAACGGCTGGAGGTTTGTTTATCGGGCTATGATTTTGAGGTGGTACTGGTCAACGATGGGAGCCGCGACCGCTCGGAGTGGGTTTGCGAACGGCTGGCCGATCGGTATGACAACGTGCGGGCAATCAGCCTGCGCCGCAACTTCGGTGAGTTCAACGCCGTTTTGTGTGGGCTGAATTATGCGTCGGCGCAGTTTGCCGTCATCATCGACGACGATTTCCAGAACCCGCCCGAGTCCATTCTGACGCTCGTTGAAGCCGCCAAATCGGACGACTACGATGTGGTGTACAGCTATTATGCCGACAAGCGCCACCATTGGTTTCGTAACGTGGGCAGTGACCTCACCAACCGCCTGGCCACGTACCTGCTGGGCAAGCCCCGGGACCTGTACCTATCGAGCTTCAAGCTGATCCGGCGCGAGGTGGTCGACGAGATTATCCAGTATCAGGGGCCGTATCCCTACATCGATGGGCTGATTTTTCGGGTAACCACCAACGTCGGGAGCGTCGAAGTGCCGCACCACGACCGGCAGGAGGGCCGCTCGAACTACACGTTCCGCAAGCTGCTGTCGCTCTTTCTGACGGTGCTGGTGGGCTATTCGGTCTTGCCGTTGCGGGTCCTGACGGGCGTGGGCATGATGCTGATGGGCGCCAGCCTGCTGTTCGGCGTTACGCTGTTCACAGCGCACCTGACCGGCTGGTTCGACGTGCGCGCCTGGGAGCTGGTTGTCTGGGCGGTGGCCATACTAGGCGGCCTGCAACTGCTGTTCGTTGGGGTACTGGGCGAGTATGTTGGGCGGCTGTTCATGACGCAGAGCGGCCTGCCTCCCTACGTAGTCAAACGAACCCGGGGCGTCGTGACGGCCCGGTAA
- a CDS encoding gliding motility-associated C-terminal domain-containing protein, giving the protein MKKWLYVTVMLLPVLAQARHIIGGELTMRSLGRPGYFRVQMDQYWNEVYSNSQNNDATITLFIYQRRGPTLIESITLPLLTSTPIIYANAACAQSQSLKTLKGTYYKDIQFDVADYGDSEGYYMVWERCCRDNAITNLANATDIGMLFYLEFPAMQRNGAAFTNSSPVFGQPNGEYICINKPTAFAYTATDADGDQLRYSLVTPYQGYTTATEVYGRSTPRANYPLVTWGTGIAADRAISGNPALQINPNTGQLTVRANKAGYYLFGVQCDEFRNGQRIGSIRRDFVLPVIDCNLTPLPIPVIQAAGATATELNICPGTSATLTADANPQWAYQWRLDGSNIDGANSPTLAVQKTGSYTVLRSLAGRCANDTLSQPFLVKQLPLPAVTADSVPTVCASHDALPLVGQPLSGTWTGAGVANNQFDPAQAGVGLHKLVYTAKGANGCTNTTTRWADVSPPITLSGPVLYRIQRGSTGQLIQTPSVASATVLWSPALYLDDPGSTTPLCSPVDSQTYTVRAEALGGCTANASVTVLVVDRLYIPSAFSPNGDGQNDVWRLQNTESFPDCDVRVFNRWGELVYQCAGLPNEPWDGTYRQIPVEAGTYTYLIRTEADRPALRGSVTVLR; this is encoded by the coding sequence ATGAAGAAATGGTTATACGTAACCGTAATGCTCTTACCGGTACTGGCGCAGGCCCGGCACATCATCGGGGGCGAATTAACCATGCGTTCGCTGGGCCGCCCCGGCTACTTCCGGGTACAGATGGACCAGTATTGGAACGAGGTGTACTCCAACAGCCAGAACAATGACGCCACCATCACGCTCTTTATTTACCAGCGGCGGGGACCAACCCTGATTGAGAGCATCACCCTGCCGCTGCTGACGTCTACGCCCATCATTTACGCCAACGCCGCCTGCGCTCAGTCGCAGAGCCTCAAAACGCTCAAAGGCACGTATTACAAAGACATTCAGTTCGACGTGGCTGACTACGGCGATAGCGAGGGGTATTACATGGTTTGGGAGCGTTGCTGCCGCGACAACGCCATCACCAATCTGGCCAATGCAACCGATATCGGGATGCTGTTTTACCTGGAGTTTCCGGCCATGCAGCGCAACGGGGCGGCATTTACTAATTCGTCGCCGGTGTTTGGGCAACCCAACGGCGAATACATCTGCATCAACAAGCCCACGGCCTTTGCCTACACGGCGACCGATGCCGACGGCGACCAGCTCCGGTACAGTCTGGTAACGCCCTATCAGGGCTACACGACGGCGACGGAGGTATATGGCCGTAGCACCCCCAGAGCCAACTACCCACTTGTCACCTGGGGGACGGGTATTGCCGCCGACCGGGCTATTTCGGGGAATCCGGCGTTGCAAATCAATCCCAATACGGGGCAACTCACCGTGCGGGCCAACAAGGCGGGCTACTACCTGTTTGGCGTGCAGTGCGATGAGTTTCGGAATGGGCAGCGCATCGGGTCTATCCGCCGCGATTTTGTGTTGCCCGTAATCGATTGTAACCTGACACCCTTGCCCATTCCCGTTATTCAGGCAGCCGGCGCAACAGCAACCGAGCTAAACATTTGTCCAGGTACGTCGGCTACGTTGACTGCCGATGCCAACCCGCAATGGGCCTACCAGTGGCGGCTCGACGGGAGTAACATCGACGGGGCAAATTCGCCAACGCTGGCTGTACAGAAAACCGGTAGCTATACCGTCCTGCGCAGTTTGGCCGGGCGCTGCGCCAACGATACCCTCTCGCAACCCTTTTTGGTGAAACAGCTGCCTCTGCCCGCCGTAACAGCCGATTCGGTGCCAACTGTCTGCGCCAGTCACGATGCGCTTCCACTGGTTGGTCAGCCGCTGAGTGGCACCTGGACCGGTGCGGGGGTGGCCAACAACCAGTTCGACCCGGCGCAGGCGGGGGTGGGGTTGCACAAACTGGTGTATACCGCCAAAGGAGCCAATGGCTGCACCAATACCACCACGCGCTGGGCCGATGTCTCCCCGCCGATCACACTCAGTGGGCCGGTGTTGTACCGGATTCAGCGGGGCAGCACCGGTCAGCTTATTCAAACGCCTAGCGTTGCCAGTGCCACCGTACTCTGGTCGCCCGCTCTGTACCTGGACGATCCCGGCAGCACCACGCCGCTCTGTAGCCCGGTCGATTCACAAACCTACACGGTGCGGGCCGAAGCGCTGGGCGGGTGTACGGCCAATGCGTCGGTAACGGTGCTGGTGGTTGACCGGCTGTATATCCCGTCGGCTTTTTCGCCCAACGGCGACGGGCAGAACGACGTGTGGCGCCTGCAAAACACCGAATCGTTTCCCGATTGCGACGTGCGGGTGTTCAACCGCTGGGGTGAGCTGGTCTACCAGTGTGCGGGCCTGCCCAACGAGCCCTGGGACGGCACCTATCGGCAGATACCCGTGGAGGCAGGTACGTATACGTACCTGATCCGAACGGAAGCCGATCGGCCTGCGCTACGCGGCAGTGTCACGGTGTTGAGGTAA
- a CDS encoding riboflavin synthase yields MFTGIVETMGRVTAIDTEGTNLTFHIESPITNELKIDQSISHNGVCLTVTSLTDTSYTVTAVDETLKKTNLGQLAVGDLVNLERCMPATGRFDGHIVQGHVDQTGTCVNVQDMDGSWLYDFQYDPAVGNITVEKGSICINGVSLTVFDSHDDGFRVTIIPYTYEHTTFCNLRPGHVVNLEFDIVGKYIKKMLSAYK; encoded by the coding sequence ATGTTTACAGGGATTGTTGAAACGATGGGACGGGTAACGGCCATCGACACCGAAGGCACGAATCTGACCTTCCATATCGAATCGCCCATCACGAATGAGCTAAAGATCGATCAGAGCATCAGTCACAATGGCGTGTGCCTCACCGTGACGAGCCTCACCGATACCAGCTACACAGTGACGGCGGTTGACGAAACACTCAAAAAAACAAACCTTGGTCAGCTGGCCGTGGGCGATCTGGTCAATCTGGAACGCTGCATGCCCGCTACGGGCCGCTTTGACGGGCATATCGTGCAGGGGCACGTCGATCAGACCGGTACGTGCGTGAACGTGCAGGACATGGACGGCAGCTGGCTGTACGATTTTCAGTATGACCCCGCCGTGGGTAACATCACCGTCGAGAAGGGCTCGATCTGCATCAACGGCGTGAGCCTCACCGTTTTCGACTCGCACGACGACGGCTTCCGGGTGACGATCATTCCCTACACGTACGAGCACACGACCTTCTGCAATTTGCGCCCCGGCCACGTCGTTAATCTTGAGTTCGATATCGTGGGAAAGTATATCAAGAAGATGCTGTCGGCGTATAAGTGA
- a CDS encoding PASTA domain-containing protein, translated as MTKLSTRTRTDLFIHLGIILALAVVLVLTFFFGYLPFSTNHGQTITVPDLKQMSLDELENYLDDRKLRYEVSDCTFVAGGVPLTVFAQYPQPGSNVKEGRKIYLTVVKRMAPQLAMPNLIDLTSRSAELLIRSMGLVMGDLTYEPDLGKNKVLRQYANGQEIKAGMPVAKGTKIDLVVGDGEGNVYFPTPDVTNLPYDEAATAIQGAGLRVGVRVPVDDPEQEVGTVIKQKPRAGERIRVGQSVDVWVVGPLDSNTDANQ; from the coding sequence ATGACGAAACTGAGTACCCGTACCCGCACCGATCTATTCATTCATCTTGGCATTATTCTGGCTCTGGCGGTTGTGCTGGTGCTGACGTTTTTCTTTGGCTACCTGCCGTTCTCGACCAACCACGGTCAGACGATCACCGTGCCCGACCTGAAACAGATGAGTTTAGACGAACTCGAAAACTACCTCGACGACCGGAAGCTGCGCTACGAAGTGAGCGACTGCACGTTTGTGGCCGGGGGCGTTCCGCTGACGGTTTTTGCGCAGTATCCGCAGCCGGGGTCGAACGTGAAGGAAGGGCGGAAAATCTACCTTACCGTGGTGAAACGCATGGCGCCGCAACTGGCCATGCCCAATCTGATTGACCTGACATCGCGCTCGGCCGAATTGTTGATCCGCTCGATGGGCCTGGTGATGGGTGACCTTACCTACGAACCCGATCTGGGTAAGAACAAGGTATTGCGGCAATATGCCAACGGCCAGGAAATCAAAGCCGGAATGCCCGTTGCCAAAGGCACCAAGATCGACCTGGTTGTGGGCGATGGCGAAGGCAATGTCTATTTCCCCACCCCCGACGTAACCAACCTGCCTTACGACGAAGCGGCCACGGCCATTCAGGGCGCGGGGCTGCGCGTGGGCGTGCGGGTGCCGGTCGATGACCCCGAGCAGGAGGTAGGCACGGTGATCAAGCAGAAACCCCGGGCTGGTGAGCGCATCCGCGTCGGGCAGTCGGTCGATGTGTGGGTCGTAGGACCGTTAGACAGTAATACGGATGCAAATCAGTAG
- a CDS encoding T9SS type A sorting domain-containing protein, whose amino-acid sequence MQISRVGLVISLVLMSLTGWAQTLRLPFFDDFSTTPLAPSPARWVAGSGVYINNTLTTDHPSANIATFDGLRANGLPYDLTNENAEGGTDTLTSLPIDLGGLSVRDSVYISFFWQRRGLGELPDAADSLALEFLGSDGRWQKVWSESGGVVNNNYTQQLVRTDNALFFHSAFRFRFRSRGRQSGAFDQWHLDYIYMNRGRTRFDRFVRDLAIRRPVSPLLRRYSAMPLRQFLAKATTELADTVSSDARNLFNDPAGFNQLNFRFTLRNQQTGTVFQSDTLANSLSVPSLGAQAVTWRRPTVITSDLSGRAVLQAQFRLLTNVSAADPVDFRLNDTLSNVTVLDNYYAYDDGSAEIATQINQRLARVAVRFVNNLPDAVKGVRIYIAPTRRNQENQQIAFSIFNDAGNNSPATRQLMQQTFPIKYATVRNGFVDYLFTNPVNVRDTFYVAYAQLDDPPIPIGFDRNSPFRNNTFINLGTRWDAVTGPEGAGALMIRPIMNNGPATVLTATEPEAPAQVFPNPSTGAVNWGGSLAGSVRLDVTDLSGRTWLTMSLAPTQTKAELGQLPDGFYLLRFTNEAERTRTVKWIIRH is encoded by the coding sequence ATGCAAATCAGTAGGGTAGGGCTGGTCATCAGTCTGGTGTTGATGAGCCTGACTGGCTGGGCACAGACGTTGCGACTGCCTTTTTTCGACGACTTTTCAACGACACCGCTCGCCCCCTCACCAGCGCGCTGGGTGGCGGGCAGTGGCGTCTACATCAACAACACGCTGACGACCGACCACCCTTCGGCCAACATCGCGACGTTCGACGGACTGCGGGCCAATGGCCTGCCCTACGACCTCACCAACGAAAATGCCGAGGGCGGCACCGATACCCTCACCTCGCTGCCGATCGATCTGGGCGGGCTAAGCGTCCGTGACTCGGTCTATATCAGCTTTTTCTGGCAGCGGCGTGGCCTCGGCGAACTGCCCGATGCCGCCGATTCGCTGGCGCTGGAGTTTCTGGGCAGCGATGGCCGCTGGCAGAAAGTATGGAGCGAGAGCGGCGGCGTGGTCAATAACAACTACACGCAGCAACTGGTTAGAACGGATAATGCCCTGTTTTTTCACTCGGCCTTTCGCTTTCGATTTCGGAGCCGGGGGCGGCAGTCGGGCGCCTTCGATCAGTGGCACCTCGATTACATCTACATGAACCGGGGACGTACCCGCTTCGACCGCTTTGTGCGCGACCTAGCCATTCGGCGGCCGGTTTCGCCGTTGTTGCGCCGGTATTCAGCCATGCCGTTGCGACAGTTTCTGGCCAAAGCGACGACCGAACTGGCCGACACCGTTTCGTCGGATGCCCGAAACCTCTTCAACGATCCGGCCGGGTTCAACCAGTTGAATTTCCGGTTTACGCTGCGTAACCAGCAAACGGGCACTGTCTTTCAAAGCGATACGCTGGCCAATTCGCTGTCGGTGCCGTCATTGGGCGCGCAGGCAGTGACATGGCGTCGGCCAACGGTGATCACCAGCGATTTGTCGGGGCGAGCTGTATTACAGGCCCAGTTCAGGTTGCTCACCAACGTGTCGGCGGCCGACCCGGTCGATTTCCGGCTCAACGATACCCTCTCCAATGTGACGGTGCTCGACAACTATTACGCCTACGACGACGGGTCGGCCGAGATTGCGACGCAGATCAACCAACGGTTGGCGCGGGTGGCGGTGCGCTTCGTCAACAACCTGCCCGACGCCGTGAAGGGTGTGCGCATCTACATTGCCCCCACGCGGCGCAACCAGGAAAACCAGCAGATCGCGTTCAGCATCTTCAACGATGCCGGCAACAACAGCCCCGCCACGCGCCAACTGATGCAGCAGACGTTCCCGATCAAATACGCGACCGTCCGCAACGGCTTTGTCGACTACCTGTTCACCAATCCCGTCAACGTCCGGGATACGTTCTACGTCGCCTACGCGCAACTCGACGATCCCCCGATTCCGATCGGGTTCGACCGCAACAGCCCCTTTCGGAACAACACGTTCATCAACCTCGGTACGCGTTGGGATGCCGTAACGGGGCCGGAAGGGGCAGGCGCGCTGATGATCCGGCCCATCATGAACAATGGTCCCGCTACCGTGCTGACGGCCACCGAACCAGAAGCCCCGGCGCAGGTGTTTCCCAATCCCAGTACGGGCGCTGTTAACTGGGGCGGCTCGCTCGCAGGCTCGGTACGCCTCGACGTTACTGATCTGAGCGGACGTACCTGGCTGACCATGTCACTCGCACCTACGCAAACGAAAGCCGAACTGGGTCAGTTGCCCGACGGGTTCTACCTGCTCCGTTTCACCAACGAAGCGGAACGTACCCGAACCGTAAAATGGATCATTCGCCATTAG
- a CDS encoding rhodanese-like domain-containing protein: protein MDITVQELRERLDKGEKLNLIDVREPNEYAEDNIGATLIPLGELPYRIDEIESLQDEEVIVHCRSGARSARAQQFLEENGFTNVRNLQGGMLAYRA, encoded by the coding sequence ATGGATATCACCGTACAGGAACTGCGCGAACGCCTCGACAAGGGCGAAAAACTGAACCTCATCGACGTGCGTGAACCCAACGAGTATGCCGAAGACAACATCGGAGCCACGTTGATTCCGCTGGGCGAACTGCCTTATCGCATCGACGAGATCGAGAGCCTGCAAGATGAAGAAGTCATCGTGCATTGCCGGTCGGGTGCCCGCTCGGCCCGCGCGCAGCAGTTTCTGGAAGAAAATGGCTTCACCAACGTTCGCAACCTGCAAGGCGGCATGTTGGCCTATAGGGCTTAA
- the miaA gene encoding tRNA (adenosine(37)-N6)-dimethylallyltransferase MiaA, producing MVHSTKTLIVIAGPTGVGKTAFCVRLARRLHTVVVSADSRQFYRELSIGTAKPTPEELDGIPHYFIDSHSIDAPISAGQYEREALALLDELFQTYDKVIMTGGTGLYINAVLHGLDDMPVGDDALRERLQRQFEAEGITPLQNELQRLDPDYATLADLNNTQRVMRALEVSLVSGRPYSSFRRRQLPERPFQTVLIALERPRDELYARIDQRMDQMLAAGLVDEVRGLTAYRHTPALKTVGYKEVFGYLDGDYDYATMVDLLKRNSRRYAKRQLTWFRHQNDFRWISPDDELEGMYNE from the coding sequence ATGGTACATTCCACCAAAACACTCATCGTTATAGCCGGACCAACGGGCGTTGGCAAGACGGCCTTTTGCGTCCGGTTGGCGCGTCGGCTCCATACCGTAGTCGTATCCGCCGATTCACGGCAGTTTTACCGTGAGCTTAGCATCGGTACCGCCAAACCCACGCCCGAGGAACTGGACGGCATTCCCCATTACTTCATTGACAGCCACAGTATTGATGCCCCCATCAGCGCGGGGCAGTATGAACGTGAAGCCCTCGCTCTGCTCGACGAGCTTTTTCAAACCTACGACAAGGTGATTATGACCGGCGGAACGGGGCTGTATATCAACGCCGTATTGCATGGTCTCGACGATATGCCTGTGGGCGATGATGCCCTGCGCGAACGGCTGCAACGTCAGTTTGAAGCAGAAGGGATCACACCGTTGCAAAATGAGCTTCAACGTCTCGACCCCGACTACGCTACCCTCGCCGACCTCAACAACACGCAACGTGTGATGCGGGCGCTGGAAGTAAGCCTGGTGTCGGGGCGGCCCTACTCGTCGTTTCGGCGGCGGCAGTTGCCCGAGCGCCCATTCCAGACGGTGTTGATTGCCCTGGAACGCCCCCGCGACGAGCTCTACGCCCGCATCGATCAGCGCATGGATCAGATGCTGGCGGCGGGGTTAGTGGATGAGGTGCGCGGCCTGACGGCTTACCGCCACACGCCCGCCCTGAAAACGGTTGGTTACAAAGAGGTCTTTGGCTACCTCGATGGTGACTACGACTACGCCACTATGGTCGATCTGCTCAAACGAAACTCACGCCGCTACGCCAAACGGCAGCTGACCTGGTTCCGCCATCAGAACGATTTCCGCTGGATCAGCCCGGATGATGAGCTAGAAGGAATGTATAATGAATAA
- a CDS encoding winged helix-turn-helix transcriptional regulator has product MNAKTQPDLMAEEDRLIIRKALEVICGKWRLFILLHLGQKTRRYSELRRLLPDVSEKVLIQELKALVELGVLEKQSFNEVPPRVEYRLSERGQAVLPTLLQIKEVGKHFMPAY; this is encoded by the coding sequence ATGAACGCAAAAACCCAACCGGATTTAATGGCCGAAGAGGACCGTCTTATCATCAGGAAAGCATTGGAGGTCATCTGCGGCAAGTGGCGGTTGTTCATCTTACTTCATCTGGGGCAAAAGACACGTCGTTACAGTGAACTGCGTCGGTTACTTCCCGACGTAAGCGAAAAGGTGTTAATCCAGGAGTTAAAAGCCCTGGTTGAGTTGGGGGTTCTGGAAAAGCAGTCCTTCAATGAAGTACCCCCTCGAGTAGAGTATCGGTTATCGGAGCGCGGGCAGGCCGTATTGCCCACGCTTCTTCAAATTAAAGAAGTTGGGAAGCACTTTATGCCTGCCTATTGA